agtcctagggccagtgctgtttctggtatatccgaatgacatgacggaaaggatagagtcagaggtgccccagtttgcagacaatgtgaagctaatgcagagaattcaagtggatgggGATCAGGTAAGGACTACTAtgtgatctggacaggctgcaaacctgttccaataattggctcctggagtttaaccccactaaatccaaagtcataaagatcggagacggtgaaagaagactgcagacagaataCAAGATAGggagccaaaggctgcaaacctcactcaaggaaaaggatcttggggtgaacataacaccgagcacatcttctgaagcgcacatcaaccaaataactgctgcagtgtatgggcgcctgacaaacctaaaaGTAACATTCCGATAGTAGTATATGTTGGTCGATCTAGAAACACTGccggataatgaccatggaaaatgAGATAATGATGGGGTTTGCATGACAGGGTAATTATTTAATATGATTAATCAtggcccaaggggatagagagacttattcctATGCATTAATAAGTAGGTAGATGAAGTAGAACAAAGGATTCGGGTGTGCAGGTGGGCAGATTCTgggataatgagtgtggaaaagaatgtgataatgggtggtctgcataagcacaggtgctgtcagggggtacaagtttaatatgtttaatcaacCCCCAGGGGATAGAGAGAtttatttctgtgtaattactaattataggaaggtaggtaatgatcacttctgacaccccaaactcaatcactgtgatagatgggagaggcagtacaaaaaAGGAATCAGGTGTGCAGGTGGGCAGATTCCCAGGATAAAGAGTGTGGAAAAAAAGAATGAGATAATGGGTTGGTCTTCATAAGCTCAGGTGCTGTCAGGGGTACAAGATTTAATATGTTTaaacatcccccaaggggatagagagagagaggcttatttctgtgtaattactaattataagaaggtagggtaatgatcacttctgactccccaaactcaatcactctgatagatgggagagacagtacaaaggattcaggtgactgggtacaagcttaccatctccgagggagtccccccccccccctttcccgggGCTGCGACTCACTGACGCGACTGTTGCTacttcacaacaacaacactgctgggtttaaAGAACGTGGTAATGGATGGGCAGCTGGTCCCCCGAGGGGGTGTTGCTCGCCCGTCCGTACCTCAGCAAAAAAAGGTTCTTCCGGGTACTACGGTAGTGTTTATTCTTGCCAGCTGCTAGATTTTTCCAGGTGGGGGAGGCTTAAAGCAGTGAGAAAAAGGTCATCTAGGGAAGACCTTCGTGCTGATAGAGCTCTTATAGGAACTTTGACATATACATTTTCCTCTTACCCACTCTCAGATGGGGAGAGGCTTAAGTGGTgcgatattgtttatatatatgtttagactagagaagatagtaatatatagttatatgtaaataaaaatcagagtttgtcaatatttttattaattcacATACAAAAGGGCAAAAAAAGCTGTGCAAAGTTTTTTTTAGCGCGAGCAAAGGGGCGAAAACTGTGTGAGTTTTACTGGTTAGACTGAATGACTGCGCTCCTCCTGTTCACTTTCTGTAAGATTGATAACCTCCCGCTCGAAAATGATTTCCTTTTCAGGTACATCAACATCTGCCTTTACCCCTTCTGCCGTCTTTACTCCATCAGCTGGCTTTACTCTCACGTCGGGGGTTTTCCCTTCCTTCTCCGACTGACCGTCAGGGTGCGCTTCAAGGTCGCTAGTTTGTTCATCACCTGCTGCGGCAGTGACCTCAACAGAGTCATCAGATTGAGCAGTGAGCGTAGAGAGGTCCACAACGAGGTCATCAGACTGACATGAGGGAAGGCTCTGCGTTTCATCGTTGTCGAGATCTGGTTCTTTCTTCATAGGCTCCTCTATATCAGATGAACTGATCCCATCTTCCACAGGCTGTAAGTCATAAAGAGAACATATTTATCACTTTCAAATAAAGGAGTGGGACTCGTCTCTAATCTACCAAAGGAGGGAACATAGAAAGACGTACCCTTTCCTGAGGAAGCCTATGTTTGCGTTTCCTGCTATCATCACAATGACACCGCTTTAGGAGTTTGAAGCCGGTGTGTTCCTTCCCTTCCAATCTACCAGCCGATAAAATCAAAACTTTACAAATTCTGACTGGTCCAGTGAAAACTGTTGAAGAAAAAAAGGAGActcaactttaaaattattataagtctCTTTCGCTCGTTTCGTTAATATTCAAAGAGAAGTATCCAATCTACCAGCCGATAAAATCAAAAACTTTACAAATTCTGACTGGTCCAGTGAAAACTGTTGAAAAAAGAGACTcaactttaaaaattattataagtctcttgcactcgttttgtttcgttaatattcaAAGAGAAGTTTTTAGCAAAATAAAATGTCTCGCTTACCAGAATCGAGAATGCCTGCTTCCTTCGCCATGATGAGAGTAAAAGCCTATGGAGAGGTCAGCCTCTATCTTTTGCGGGGAAGACAGCTTCAGCGGGCTCTTATATACAGCTCAGAGAGGGCCTTACCAGCCAGGAGGGGTATTTGGGGGATACTCTCGTCAGAGGTGACCTTCCTCACAGAGGGAAGCACAAAGATAACCTTGTCTACTTAGGCAAAAAGTATTTTCACAAGGAGGTAACATTTTAAAATTCTCTCTAGCATATGCTATCACTAATCTGTCATTGATAAAAAGCGATTTTTccgagaaattttttttaaaaaaatataaagctCTTTCTAATCCCACAAGGCTTGCTTTATGAATAAACATCATAACATATAGACCGCAAGTGAGTGAAAAATCACTTTGTGTTCTGCCAGATAAAcgatataaatatttaattttatttagttttaaaaatttttttaaatttatgccaTAATTCTCTGGTTTTTTCCCGTAACTGTCAAAGAAGAAGGATAGACTATTTTTCTTGtccaagagaagagaaaaaaaatgacccATTACTTTTGAGCTGTACGAAGGAAGAATATTACTTACAAGCACTATGGGCCTGTCTGAGGGATAGTCATCTAATCTTATTTGCTGTAGAGCGTCTATAGTGAAACAGCCAATATATGTGACTTTATTTCCTAGGGCGGGAATTAAACTATTATTTATTTCTGCGcaattcattttttatttatgctCGCACATCACAATGAACAGATCTATTCTGGTCGATGGATAAAACACCAGTGGTCTGAGCAAATAATAAAACTACCTTATTATGAGGGGCGGGCTTAGAGAACTGTAATTCAATTCTCAAGTTACCAGATTTTTCAATCGGGAGAGCGTCTTCCACTTGGCTGTCGGTTAAATTGAAAATATTGATGGTTCGCCCGGAGGCGAATGATTCATAGAGAATTAAATTTTCTTCCTCAATGCCCAGAGAGTTAATTGCCTCATAATATAATTTACTATAATGATGGGGGAAATCACTGCTTATGCGataaactgtattattattaatacatacagATAAACTGGCTAGATCCCCATGCTCAAAATATAGACCATTCTCCTTATGTTTTCCTGCATAGGCTGTCATGGGCAAAATTACCATGAAAATTTTGGCGGGAATTACATGACCCCATGGCTGATCTATTAGGAGGCTCGTTTGATTGTGACCTAGCACATAATTTTTACTTAGAGTGCGATTAAAAGTATATATTATCGGCTTTGCGTCTAAGGCTAGAGACTTGTTCAAGGCCATATAAGCTGACGTATATGGGTACACCCTATTAAGCCAAAGTTTAGCATAATTAATATGGAGCTGGCATGTGCTGGCATCATCATCTGTTTTCAGAGTCCACGCTTGAGGGGATAATTCCAGCCTAATTTTTAAATCGATATTGTCAAGCAGATATTGGTCCAGAGTGGATATGTCCAGAGCCAAGGGAAAACACAGAGTTATGCCCTGTTCTTTATCATTCTTTGTCAGTATCTGTGGTTCTTTTGCCGATGTGCGGGCGAAATAGGCTGTATCGAAGAACTTAGTTATGCCTTCTCCTTTAAAGTCGGGCAAGAGATAGCCCAGTCGGGCGATACTCGGCAACTGGCTTCGTTTTACTGAGCTG
The sequence above is drawn from the Cherax quadricarinatus isolate ZL_2023a chromosome 26, ASM3850222v1, whole genome shotgun sequence genome and encodes:
- the LOC128706638 gene encoding uncharacterized protein, yielding MAKEAGILDSVFTGPVRICKVLILSAGRLEGKEHTGFKLLKRCHCDDSRKRKHRLPQERPVEDGISSSDIEEPMKKEPDLDNDETQSLPSCQSDDLVVDLSTLTAQSDDSVEVTAAAGDEQTSDLEAHPDGQSEKEGKTPDVRVKPADGVKTAEGVKADVDVPEKEIIFEREVINLTESEQEERSHSV